From a region of the Triticum aestivum cultivar Chinese Spring chromosome 7D, IWGSC CS RefSeq v2.1, whole genome shotgun sequence genome:
- the LOC123164781 gene encoding external alternative NAD(P)H-ubiquinone oxidoreductase B2, mitochondrial has translation MRWTAFAWESASRAFNNRPTFTGLVVVLAASSGGGLVAYADSQPDQPQGFKKKKVVVLGTGWAGTTFLRNLDSKLYDVQVISPRNYFAFTPLLPSVTCGTVEPRSVVEPIRRILEKKGGDFKFWEAECFKIDPANKKIHCRSNMGTNLDGNGEFLVDYDYLVVAVGARSNTFNTPGVTENCHFLKEVEDAQKIRRSVMDCFEKASLPYLNEEERKKNLHFVVVGGGPTGVEFAAELHDFVTEDLSKLYPSIQHLVKISLIEAADHILTMFDKRITNFAEDKFGRDGIDVKTGYKVVKVSKDAITMQNPATGDITVPYGMAVWSTGIGTRPFVVDFMKQIGQANRRVLATDEWLRVRECDDVYAVGDCATINQRRVMEDISEIFRVADKDKSGTLTVKEIQDILEDIYVRYPQVKLYMKSKQLNGIADLIRTGKGDTEKESVELSIEEFKKALSLVDSQVKNLPATAQVAAQQGQYLATCFNKMQTAEENPEGPIRIRGEGRHRFNPFRYRHLGQFAPLGGEQTAAQLPGDWVSIGHSSQWLWYSVYATKQISWRTRALVISDWGRRFIFGRDSSGI, from the exons atgaGGTGGACGGCGTTCGCGTGGGAGAGCGCGTCCCGGGCCTTCAACAACCGCCCCACCTTcaccggcctcgtcgtcgtcctcgccgcAAG TAGTGGAGGAGGCCTCGTCGCATATGCGGACTCTCAGCCGGACCAGCCCCAAGGATTTAAAAAGAAGAAAGTAGTGGTTCTTGGAACTGGCTGGGCTGGCACCACATTCCTGAGGAATCTTGATAGCAAACTGTACGATGTCCAGGTCATTTCACCTCGGAACTACTTTGCATTCACACCCTTGCTCCCAAGTGTTACCTGTGGAACAGTTGAACCAAGGAGCGTTGTTGAGCCAATCCGTAGGATTCTGGAGAAG AAAGGTGGAGACTTCAAATTCTGGGAAGCAGAGTGCTTCAAGATTGATCCAGCAAACAAGAAGATTCATTGCCGCTCAAATATGGGGACAAATCTTGATGGAAATGGCGAGTTCTTAGTTGACTATGACTATCTGGTGGTAGCGGTTGGAGCTAGGTCTAACACATTCAATACTCCCGGTGTGACAGAGAATTGCCACTTTTTGAAG GAAGTGGAAGATGCCCAAAAGATCCGAAGGAGTGTGATGGACTGCTTTGAGAAGGCAAGCCTCCCATACCTTAatgaagaagagaggaagaagaatctTCACTTTGTTGTTGTGGGAGGTGGACCTACAGGCGTTGAATTTGCGGCAGAGTTGCATGATTTTGTTACTGAAGATCTATCCAAGCTCTATCCTTCTATTCAGCATCTTGTCAAGATATCACTGATCGAAGCTGCAGATCACATACTGACTAT GTTCGACAAAAGAATTACCAACTTTGCTGAGGACAAGTTTGGAAGGGATGGCATTGATGTAAAAACTGGATATAAAGTTGTGAAGGTTTCTAAGGATGCAATTACCATGCAAAATCCAGCTACTGGCGATATTACAGTTCCTTACGGAATGGCTGTCTGGTCCACTGGTATTGGGACCCGCCCATTCGTTGTGGACTTCATGAAACAAATTGGCCAG GCTAATCGTCGTGTCCTTGCTACTGATGAATGGCTAAGGGTGCGTGAATGTGATGATGTTTATGCAGTAGGTGACTGTGCTACCATAAACCAGCGGAGAGTAATG GAGGACATCTCAGAAATATTCAGAGTTGCAGACAAAGATAAATCTGGAACTTTGACTGTGAAAGAAATCCAAGACATCCTGGAGGATATCTACGTGAGATATCCACAAGTAAAGCTATACATGAAGAGCAAGCAACTTAACGGAATTGCAGATTTAATAAGAACTGGCAAAGGTGACACCGAAAAGGAATCTGTAGAGCTGAGCATTGAAGAGTTTAAGAAGGCTCTTTCACTCGTGGATTCACAAGTCAAGAATCTACCTGCAACAGCTCAG GTTGCTGCACAGCAAGGACAGTATCTTGCGACGTGCTTTAACAAGATGCAGACTGCTGAAGAAAATCCTGAAGGACCAATCCGCATTAGGGGAGAAGGCCGTCATCGTTTCAACCCCTTCAG GTACAGGCATTTAGGCCAGTTTGCCCCACTAGGAGGGGAGCAAACCGCTGCACAGCTCCCGGGTGACTGGGTCTCCATTGGCCACAGCTCACAGTGGCTCTGGTATTCCGTCTACGCAAC CAAACAAATAAGCTGGCGCACGAGGGCACTGGTGATATCTGACTGGGGCCGTCGCTTCATCTTCGGTAGAGACTCGAGCGGCATATAG
- the LOC123167215 gene encoding vesicle-associated protein 4-1, which produces MPLWGTASGPPPPLAEGGGAEGSGGSSGAAAIRSLLPTRRRLRLDPPSKLYFPYEPGKQVRSAVRIKNVSKSHVAFKFQTTAPKSCFMRPPGGILAPGETIIATVFKFVEHPENNEKPLDQKCKVKFKIVSLKVKGPVEYVPELFDEQKDQVAVEQILRVIFLDAERPSAQLDRLKRQLAEAEAALEARKKPPEDTSPPIVGEGLVIDEWKERRERYLARQQVEEVDSV; this is translated from the exons ATGCCTCTGTGGGGGACCGCGTCCGGCCCACCGCCGCCTCTGGCGGAGGGAGGAGGCGCCGAGGGGTCGGGCGGGTCGTCGGGTGCCGCGGCGATACGGTCGCTGCTGCCTACCAGGCGGCGACTGCGGCTCGACCCGCCATCAAAGCTCTACTTCCCAT ATGAGCCTGGCAAGCAAGTCCGGAGCGCGGTGAGGATCAAGAACGTCAGCAAGTCCCATGTGGCGTTCAAG TTCCAAACAACAGCACCAAAGAGCTGCTTCATGAGGCCTCCCGGCGGCATACTTGCTCCAGGAGAAACCATCATAGCTACAG TGTTCAAGTTTGTGGAGCATCCTGAGAACAACGAGAAGCCTTTAGATCAGAAGTGCAAGGTCAAGTTCAAGATTGTTAGCCTGAAAGTTAAAGGGCCTGTGGAGTATGTTCCAGAATTG TTCGATGAGCAGAAAGACCAGGTTGCAGTTGAGCAAATTCTGCGGGTTATTTTCTTGGATGCTGAGCGTCCTAGCGCA CAACTGGACAGGCTCAAGCGTCAGCTCGCTGAAGCTGAAGCAGCTCTTGAGGCACGCAAGAAGCCTCCAGAAGACACTAGTCCCCCTATCGTTGGTGAAGGGCTTGTGATCGATGAATGG AAGGAACGAAGAGAGAGATATCTTGCTCGTCAGCAGGTTGAAGAGGTTGATTCGGTATAA